Proteins from a genomic interval of Clostridium sp. M62/1:
- a CDS encoding recombinase family protein, whose translation MLKLSLDKDYKAAIYLRLSKEDGDFSISGEKLESDSISNQRMLIKEYLKKHPEITVVKEYCDDGFTGANFERPDFNRMMEAVRAGLVDCIVVKDLSRFGREYIEAGDYIQKIFPRLGIRFIAINDNYDSAQPGAADNELVLPFKNLMNDSYCRDISIKVRSNLDAKRRNGQFVGSRVVFGYLRSPDNKNQLVIDPVAAPVVQDIFKWKIEGLSPAQIADRLNDANVPSPIEYKKANGSKQRTCFQTKKVALWSAVAIYRILKNEIYTGTLVQGKTTSPNHKVKKTIVKPQSEWARTENAHEPIIAHAQFDLVQKLMLDDTRSPSGATGVHPFSGKIYCADCGSPMVRRVSRCGEKEYAYFICGGNKSDKTSCSAHSIKESVVYDAVLAVVQGHIDAAMNMADALKRIDDMAWENREIEKIKAKISFQEEIIDKNRRLKTGAYEDFKSDFISREEYKAFTAQFDQQIKEASDTIMRLTSERNSVMGGLAEQQSWLEQFRKYANIKELTRSTVVNLIDYIHIRENKDIDVGLMHCDRFASIVEFLRERQEKEDANKVIRFERKVV comes from the coding sequence ATGCTGAAATTATCTTTGGATAAAGATTATAAAGCCGCCATCTACCTGAGATTATCAAAGGAAGATGGCGACTTTTCTATTTCCGGCGAAAAACTTGAGAGTGACAGCATTTCAAACCAGAGAATGCTCATCAAGGAATACCTCAAGAAGCACCCGGAAATTACCGTAGTAAAAGAATACTGCGATGACGGCTTTACCGGCGCAAACTTTGAGCGTCCTGACTTCAACAGAATGATGGAGGCTGTCCGCGCTGGCTTGGTTGACTGCATCGTGGTGAAAGACCTTTCGCGTTTTGGTCGTGAGTATATTGAGGCTGGTGACTACATCCAGAAGATATTCCCCCGCCTCGGTATTCGCTTTATTGCAATCAACGACAACTATGACAGCGCACAGCCCGGAGCGGCAGACAACGAGCTTGTCCTTCCGTTCAAGAACCTGATGAACGATTCCTATTGCCGTGACATCTCCATCAAGGTCAGATCAAACCTTGATGCGAAGCGACGGAACGGACAGTTTGTCGGCTCTCGTGTGGTTTTCGGGTATCTGAGATCACCGGACAACAAGAACCAGTTGGTGATTGACCCGGTTGCCGCGCCGGTTGTGCAGGACATTTTCAAGTGGAAGATAGAGGGGCTGTCTCCGGCTCAGATCGCAGACCGGCTTAATGACGCCAATGTCCCTTCTCCGATTGAGTACAAGAAGGCGAATGGCTCAAAGCAACGCACCTGTTTCCAGACGAAGAAGGTCGCTCTGTGGAGTGCCGTTGCGATATATCGCATTCTCAAGAACGAGATTTATACCGGAACACTGGTACAGGGCAAAACCACTTCTCCGAACCACAAGGTCAAAAAGACCATAGTGAAGCCGCAAAGCGAGTGGGCGCGGACAGAAAATGCCCATGAGCCTATCATTGCTCATGCTCAATTCGATCTTGTTCAGAAGCTCATGCTTGATGATACAAGAAGCCCGTCCGGTGCAACCGGCGTCCATCCGTTTTCCGGGAAGATTTATTGTGCTGACTGCGGAAGCCCGATGGTACGCAGAGTATCACGCTGCGGAGAAAAGGAATATGCCTATTTCATCTGCGGTGGCAACAAGAGCGACAAGACCTCCTGCTCGGCTCACAGCATCAAAGAATCTGTTGTATATGACGCCGTTCTCGCTGTTGTTCAGGGACATATTGATGCCGCTATGAACATGGCAGATGCGTTGAAGCGGATTGATGATATGGCTTGGGAAAACCGTGAGATTGAGAAGATCAAAGCAAAAATTTCGTTTCAAGAAGAAATCATTGATAAGAACCGCCGCTTGAAAACCGGTGCTTATGAAGACTTCAAGAGCGATTTTATCAGCCGTGAGGAATACAAAGCCTTCACAGCTCAGTTCGACCAACAGATCAAGGAGGCAAGCGACACCATTATGCGGCTCACCAGTGAGCGAAACAGCGTGATGGGTGGGCTGGCAGAGCAACAAAGCTGGCTTGAGCAATTCAGAAAATACGCAAATATCAAGGAACTCACTCGAAGCACCGTGGTCAACCTAATCGACTATATTCATATTCGAGAGAACAAAGACATTGATGTCGGTCTCATGCACTGTGACCGCTTTGCATCTATCGTCGAGTTCCTGCGCGAACGTCAGGAAAAGGAGGACGCGAATAAAGTCATTCGCTTTGAAAGGAAGGTGGTCTAA
- a CDS encoding recombinase family protein, with protein MKQQIAIYLRLSLEDVDKRTNKIKDESNSIASQRMLINRHLDQNPLLCDLPRIEFCDDGFSGTNFDRPDFAKMIEYAKHGEISCIVVKDLSRFGRDYLEVGDYLEHIFPFLGIRFKSINDHYDSAKHEGKTIGMDIAFKNLIYDYYSKDLSKKVKSAMGMKQEKAKFVNTVPYGYKADPADKHHLIIDVETAPIVHRIFMEVIGGKSCTQIAKELNTEGIPTPAQHKAVSRKASSKKPQWTHRGILTMIESVKYTGTMVNHIRESRFIRDKNQRRVPKEEWYIRENAHEAIVTKDEYEQAQEAIQRRRKFVRSSHDQSDRVYFCAHCGGKLEKANGTVFACPSHRYHDGSPCENVRWRKSALEEIVFEALKRQIEIVSVESAAVRKAAKSKGESLERQLVLLKAQYDACDREKFTIYENYREGKLTPEEYLSGKDALAQKQAALKEQLESCETQLEVFHQQSLDAEERHEAASRMTGLSDDKLREHLYDAVERVLVYDTETIEIVWKFNESKIDTDENIGVAN; from the coding sequence ATGAAGCAGCAAATCGCAATTTATCTGCGCTTGTCGCTTGAAGACGTTGACAAGCGCACAAACAAAATCAAGGACGAGAGCAACAGCATCGCATCACAGCGTATGCTCATCAATCGTCATCTGGATCAGAATCCGCTTCTCTGCGATCTGCCTCGTATAGAGTTCTGTGATGATGGCTTCTCCGGTACAAACTTTGATCGCCCTGACTTTGCAAAGATGATAGAGTATGCGAAGCATGGGGAAATTAGCTGCATTGTAGTGAAAGACCTTTCCCGTTTTGGGCGAGACTATCTTGAAGTTGGTGACTATTTGGAGCATATCTTCCCGTTTCTCGGCATCCGCTTCAAGTCTATCAATGACCACTATGACAGTGCGAAACATGAAGGCAAGACTATCGGTATGGATATTGCCTTCAAAAACCTCATCTACGACTATTACAGCAAAGACCTGTCCAAGAAGGTCAAGTCTGCAATGGGAATGAAACAGGAGAAGGCAAAGTTTGTGAACACAGTCCCATACGGGTATAAAGCCGATCCTGCTGACAAGCATCACCTTATCATCGACGTGGAAACCGCTCCGATAGTCCACCGTATTTTCATGGAAGTGATTGGTGGCAAGTCTTGCACACAGATTGCAAAGGAACTGAATACGGAGGGCATTCCAACACCCGCCCAGCATAAAGCCGTGTCCAGAAAGGCGTCTTCCAAGAAGCCCCAGTGGACACATCGCGGTATTCTGACTATGATAGAGAGCGTGAAGTACACTGGAACAATGGTCAACCATATCCGCGAAAGCAGATTCATCCGTGACAAAAACCAGCGGCGCGTTCCCAAAGAAGAATGGTATATCCGCGAAAATGCGCATGAGGCGATTGTGACAAAGGATGAATACGAACAGGCACAAGAGGCAATCCAGAGGCGTAGAAAGTTTGTCCGAAGCTCCCATGACCAGTCAGACCGAGTTTACTTCTGCGCCCATTGCGGCGGAAAACTTGAGAAAGCCAATGGAACCGTATTTGCCTGTCCATCCCATCGGTATCACGATGGAAGCCCGTGTGAAAACGTCCGCTGGCGGAAAAGCGCACTTGAAGAAATCGTCTTTGAAGCACTGAAAAGACAGATCGAGATCGTCAGTGTTGAATCCGCAGCCGTCAGAAAGGCAGCGAAAAGCAAAGGTGAAAGTCTGGAAAGACAGCTCGTCCTGCTGAAAGCTCAGTATGATGCCTGTGATCGTGAGAAGTTTACGATTTATGAAAACTACCGTGAAGGGAAGCTGACTCCGGAAGAGTATCTGTCCGGCAAAGACGCCCTTGCACAAAAACAAGCCGCCCTGAAAGAGCAGCTTGAATCCTGTGAAACCCAGCTTGAGGTCTTCCATCAGCAAAGTCTCGATGCAGAAGAACGGCATGAAGCAGCAAGCCGGATGACCGGCTTGTCTGATGACAAACTTAGAGAGCATCTGTATGATGCAGTTGAACGTGTACTTGTTTATGACACTGAGACAATCGAGATTGTCTGGAAGTTCAACGAATCAAAAATCGACACCGATGAAAACATCGGAGTTGCGAATTGA
- a CDS encoding recombinase family protein translates to MARVSRKKQNLPTPAVDTPIRRWKTALYVRLSVEDNGKGSDSIENQTTLLEDYIASRSYLEKTALFVDNGYTGTDFLRPEFNRMMEAVKMGIVDCIVVKDLSRLGRNYIETSQFIEKVCPFFDLRFISVNDSFDTATVTSEGHLSASLSNIVNDFYAKDISRKVTTALQAKMERGDYIGNYAPYGYRKDPENKNHLLIDPETAPIVVQIFQWRAEGVSYMGINKKLNDAGILSPSQLKRERGVETNFNKKDRVILWNKHMITEILQNIVYIGHLAQKKGSQCLYGGIPYHITSEDEWIIAKNTHEPLLSEELFEKVQEINRAAVERTRANSGKYDHLPKAKNIYGKKFVCAECGAIMKLQRSISTKKDKVYFTFKCPTYAEHGTRGCSDVKIRKQDLDDAVFSFIKSQMEVFLDMEKTLHSLLAMKKVMVKQDNTVQEIRTLRQKLAQKQSLLSGMYVDLKEGLLSDAEYSHHKEIVMEDIRAIERNLSELEAPKNQTEEQITGEMKWKQMIRRFHDATEISEEMADAFIETMKIHEDGTLEIKLSYMDEFAALTKTCEKIRKEVA, encoded by the coding sequence ATGGCACGAGTATCGCGGAAAAAGCAAAATCTCCCTACCCCAGCAGTTGATACTCCTATCCGCCGCTGGAAAACCGCTCTATATGTCCGCCTCTCCGTCGAGGATAACGGAAAAGGTTCGGACTCAATTGAGAACCAGACCACGCTCCTTGAAGACTATATTGCGTCACGTTCGTATCTTGAGAAGACGGCGCTGTTCGTTGACAACGGCTATACCGGAACCGATTTTCTCCGTCCAGAGTTTAACCGGATGATGGAAGCCGTCAAGATGGGCATTGTAGATTGCATCGTGGTGAAGGACTTATCCCGTCTCGGCAGAAACTATATCGAAACATCTCAGTTCATTGAAAAGGTCTGCCCGTTCTTCGATCTGCGCTTTATCTCCGTCAATGACTCCTTTGATACTGCGACGGTAACAAGCGAGGGGCATTTATCCGCCTCCCTGTCGAACATCGTCAATGATTTTTATGCGAAGGACATCTCGCGCAAGGTCACAACAGCCCTTCAAGCGAAGATGGAGCGCGGGGATTATATCGGAAACTATGCACCGTATGGTTATCGTAAAGACCCTGAGAACAAGAACCATCTTCTGATCGACCCTGAGACTGCGCCGATTGTTGTCCAGATATTTCAATGGAGAGCCGAAGGTGTCAGCTACATGGGCATCAACAAAAAGCTCAACGACGCCGGTATTCTTTCCCCCAGTCAGCTCAAACGGGAGCGTGGGGTGGAAACGAACTTCAATAAGAAGGATCGGGTCATTCTGTGGAACAAGCACATGATAACCGAAATCCTTCAAAACATCGTCTATATCGGGCATTTAGCTCAGAAGAAAGGCAGTCAGTGTCTCTATGGAGGCATCCCTTATCACATCACGTCCGAAGACGAATGGATCATCGCAAAAAACACCCATGAACCACTTCTCAGTGAAGAACTGTTTGAAAAGGTGCAGGAGATCAACCGTGCAGCCGTAGAACGCACGAGAGCCAATTCAGGCAAGTACGATCATCTACCCAAAGCGAAAAATATCTATGGGAAGAAGTTTGTATGTGCCGAGTGCGGAGCAATTATGAAATTGCAGCGTTCCATCAGCACGAAGAAGGACAAGGTGTATTTCACCTTCAAATGCCCGACCTACGCCGAGCATGGAACAAGAGGTTGTTCCGACGTGAAAATACGGAAGCAGGATCTTGACGATGCAGTTTTTTCCTTCATCAAGTCTCAGATGGAAGTATTCCTCGATATGGAGAAGACGCTTCATTCTCTGCTGGCAATGAAAAAAGTCATGGTTAAGCAAGACAATACCGTTCAGGAGATACGGACACTGCGTCAAAAACTTGCGCAAAAGCAGTCCCTCCTTAGCGGTATGTATGTTGATCTCAAGGAAGGATTGCTCTCTGATGCCGAATACAGCCATCATAAAGAGATCGTCATGGAGGACATCCGGGCGATTGAGAGAAACCTATCTGAGCTGGAAGCGCCAAAGAATCAGACAGAGGAACAGATTACCGGCGAAATGAAGTGGAAACAGATGATCCGCCGTTTCCACGACGCGACGGAAATCTCCGAAGAAATGGCAGACGCTTTCATCGAGACCATGAAAATTCATGAGGACGGCACATTGGAAATCAAACTCAGCTATATGGACGAGTTTGCAGCACTTACGAAGACTTGCGAGAAAATCAGGAAGGAGGTTGCTTGA
- a CDS encoding stage V sporulation T C-terminal domain-containing protein — MGRVVIPKEIRRTLRLREGTPLEIFTDREGEIILKKYSPMVELTAFASQYAEAMAQSTGLLVCITDRDQVIAVSGGPKKDYLQKPVSRQLETLIGERQIVTAGKDDRNFIPIISEEPEGVTAQVIAPIICEGDAIGAVALLSRESRIKFGEPELKLVSTAAGFLGRQMEG; from the coding sequence CTGGGCCGCGTTGTAATCCCCAAGGAGATCAGGCGCACCCTTAGGCTTCGGGAGGGAACCCCTCTGGAGATCTTTACAGACCGGGAGGGGGAAATTATCCTGAAAAAATATTCCCCTATGGTAGAGCTGACTGCCTTCGCCTCCCAGTACGCCGAGGCTATGGCCCAGAGCACGGGCCTTTTAGTGTGCATCACAGACAGGGATCAGGTGATTGCAGTGTCAGGAGGACCCAAAAAAGATTATCTTCAGAAGCCTGTCAGCAGGCAGCTGGAAACCCTCATCGGGGAACGCCAGATTGTGACGGCGGGAAAGGACGACAGAAATTTTATTCCCATTATCTCCGAAGAGCCGGAGGGCGTAACGGCACAGGTGATTGCCCCCATTATCTGTGAGGGAGATGCCATCGGCGCTGTGGCGCTCCTGAGCCGGGAGTCCAGAATAAAATTCGGAGAGCCGGAGCTGAAGCTGGTCTCCACAGCCGCCGGTTTTCTGGGACGTCAGATGG
- a CDS encoding DUF6870 family protein, with translation MENERSRKELLDSLVDIRDVKIDRSMSVEDRMKSYVEQIKNPYMFKVGNTVVRVSYANTQATINDNFVNLLASM, from the coding sequence ATGGAGAATGAGAGAAGCAGAAAAGAACTTCTCGACTCCTTGGTGGATATTCGGGACGTCAAAATTGACCGTTCCATGTCGGTAGAAGATCGGATGAAATCCTATGTGGAGCAGATCAAAAATCCCTATATGTTTAAGGTCGGCAACACGGTAGTTAGGGTTTCCTACGCAAATACTCAGGCTACGATCAATGACAATTTCGTAAATCTGCTTGCAAGTATGTGA